In Electrophorus electricus isolate fEleEle1 chromosome 6, fEleEle1.pri, whole genome shotgun sequence, a single genomic region encodes these proteins:
- the adra2db gene encoding alpha-2Db adrenergic receptor, with translation MELADPSSPAQNSSVDTNDTSAPRPPPHSQCAAVLIILLVSVIILVTIVGNVLVVVAVFTSRALRAPQNLFLVSLASADILVATLVIPFSLANEVMGYWYFGSTWCAFYLALDVLFCTSSIVHLCAISLDRYWSVTKAVSYNLKRTPQRIKCMIAVVWVISAIISFPPLLMTKHDELECLLNNETWYILSSCMVSFFAPGLIMILVYCKIYRVAKQRAATVFVAKNSMERQPSQSETCFVRKGKSEMTSPSSHSSADQRKGELDDIDLEESCVSNNNQKNPRFTKVRKVEGASASPEPNGGLSWASNRTSEMFQERRARQLSLSKIKLAQMREKRFTFVLAVVMGVFVLCWFPFFFTYSLHAICRESCTIPDTLFNLFFWIGYCNSSVNPIIYTIFNRDFRKAFKKIMCHNPSSI, from the coding sequence ATGGAATTAGCGGACCCGAGTTCTCCAGCGCAAAACTCCTCCGTGGATACTAATGACACGAGCGCACCGAGACCCCCACCACATTCCCAGTGCGCAGCTGTGCTGATCATTCTTCTGGTCAGCGTTATCATTTTGGTGACAATTGTCGGGAACGTGTTAGTTGTGGTGGCGGTGTTCACCAGTCGTGCGCTCCGTGCGCCCCAGAACCTCTTCTTAGTTTCTTTGGCGTCCGCGGACATTTTGGTCGCCACTTTGGTCATTCCATTCTCGCTCGCCAACGAGGTGATGGGCTACTGGTACTTTGGAAGCACCTGGTGCGCATTTTACCTCGCGTTGGACGTTCTGTTCTGTACCTCATCGATAGTGCACCTATGCGCCATAAGTCTGGACAGATACTGGTCCGTAACCAAAGCAGTGAGTTACAACTTAAAGAGGACGCCGCAGAGAATAAAGTGCATGATCGCCGTTGTCTGGGTCATATCTGCCATTATATCTTTCCCACCGCTTCTCATGACCAAACACGACGAGCTAGAGTGCTTGCTCAACAACGAGACCTGGTACATTCTCTCGTCGTGTATGGTTTCATTTTTCGCACCCGGTTTGATCATGATTTTGGTTTACTGTAAAATTTATAGAGTGGCCAAGCAGCGCGCAGCGACTGTGTTCGTAGCTAAAAACAGCATGGAGCGACAGCCCTCGCAGTCGGAGACATGCTTCGTGCGTAAGGGCAAGTCTGAGATGACCAGTCCGAGTAGCCACAGCTCTGCAGACCAGCGCAAAGGCGAGCTGGATGACATAGACTTGGAGGAGAGCTGCGTCTCGAATAACAACCAGAAGAACCCCCGCTTTACCAAGGTCAGGAAAGTGGAGGGTGCGAGCGCAAGTCCAGAGCCAAACGGTGGTCTGTCGTGGGCATCCAACCGTACCTCGGAAATGTTTCAGGAGCGGAGAGCCAGGCAGCTCTCTTTGTCAAAAATCAAACTTGCGCAGATGCGCGAGAAACGTTTCACCTTCGTGTTGGCCGTGGTTATGGGAGTCTTTGTGCTGTGCTGGTTTCCCTTTTTCTTCACATACAGTCTCCATGCCATATGCAGGGAAAGTTGCACGATACCAGATACTCTTTTCAATCTCTTTTTTTGGATTGGCTACTGCAATAGCTCAGTTAACCCtattatttacacaatttttAACAGAGACTTTCGGAAAGCGTTCAAAAAGATAATGTGTCACAATCCGTCAAGCATCTGA
- the cnot6a gene encoding CCR4-NOT transcription complex subunit 6a, translating to MPKEKYDPPDPRRMYTIMSSEEAASGKKSYWAELEISGKVRSLSTALWSLTHLTALHISDNSLSRIPPDIAKLHNLVYLDLSSNKIRSLPAELGNMVSLRELLLNNNQLRVLPFELGKLFQLQTLGLKGNPLAQDIMNLYQEPDGTRRLLSYLLDNLAGTKRVSTEQPPPRSWIPLQEPDRTRPLALFSVMCYNVLCDKYATRQLYGYCPSWALNWDYRKKSIMQEILNCSADIISLQEVETEQYYNFFLVELKEHGYDGFFSPKSRARTMSESDRKHVDGCAIFYKTEKFSLVQKHTVEFNQLAMANSEGSEVMLNRVMTKDNIGVAVLLELRKDMMEQSAGKPLHGMEKQLLLVANAHMHWDPEYSDVKLVQTMMFLSEVKNIVDKATRSLKLSSLSGETNAIPLVLCADLNSLPDSGVVEYLSTGGVDSTHKDFKELRYIDCLTNFNCNGKNGTSSTRITHGFKLKSAYDNGLMPHTNYTFDFKGVIDYIFYSQPLLNVLGVLGPLDPHWLLENNVSGCPHPHIPSDHFSLFAQLELLLPYPPTVNGIHVPSRR from the exons ATGCCCAAGGAAAAATATGATCCGCCTGATCCCAGGCGGATGTACACAATAATGTCGAGTGAGGAGGCTGCCAGCGGAAAGAAGTCCTACTGGGCTGAGCTGGAGATCAGTG GCAAAGTGAGGAGTCTGAGCACGGCGCTGTGGTCTCTCACCCACTTGACCGCTCTACACATCAGCGACAACTCCCTCTCGCGCATTCCGCCCGACATTGCCAAACTACACAATCTGGTGTACCTGGACCTCTCATCCAATAAGATCAGGAGCCTGCCTGCCGAGCTAGGCAACATGGTATCTCTCAG GGAACTGCTTTTAAATAACAACCAGTTGCGGGTTCTGCCTTTTGAGCTTGGAAAGCTGTTTCAGTTACAAACACTGGGTTTGAAAG GAAACCCACTTGCACAAGACATCATGAACCTCTACCAGGAACCCGATGGCACACGCCGCCTCCTGAGCTACCTGCTGGACAATCTCGCAGGCACCAAGCGCG TCTCCACAGAACAGCCCCCTCCTCGCTCCTGGATACCTCTTCAGGAGCCTGACAGAACACGACCATTAG CCCTGTTCTCCGTCATGTGCTACAACGTGCTGTGCGATAAGTACGCCACGCGGCAGCTCTACGGTTACTGCCCGTCCTGGGCCCTCAACTGGGACTACAGGAAAAAGTCCATCATGCAGGAGATCCTCAACTGCAGTGCGGACATCATCAGCCTCCAG gAGGTAGAGACAGAGCAGTACTACAACTTCTTCCTGGTGGAGCTGAAGGAGCATGGCTATGATGGCTTCTTCAGCCCCAAATCCCGTGCCAGGACCATGTCCGAGTCGGACCGCAAGCACGTCGACGGCTGCGCCATCTTCTACAAGACTGAGAA GTTCAGCCTGGTGCAGAAACACACGGTGGAATTTAACCAGCTGGCCATGGCAAATTCGGAGGGCTCGGAGGTCATGTTGAACAGGGTGATGACCAAGGACAACATCGGGGTTGCTGTGCTCCTGGAGCTCCGCAAAGATATGATGGAACAATCtg CAGGGAAGCCCTTGCACGGCATGGAGAAGCAGCTCCTCCTGGTGGCCAACGCTCACATGCACTGGGACCCGGAGTACTCGGACGTGAAGCTCGTCCAGACCATGATGTTCCTGTCCGAGGTGAAGAACATTGTGGATAAGGCCACGCGTAGCCTCAAGCTTTCCTCCCTGTCCGGGGAGACCAACGCCATCCCGCTCGTCCTGTGTGCTGACCTCAACTCGCTGCCTGACTCAG GTGTGGTGGAGTACCTGAGTACAGGCGGTGTGGACAGCACCCATAAAGACTTTAAGGAATTGCGCTATATCGACTGCCTGACCAACTTCAACTGCAACGGCAAGAACGGCACATCCAGCACCAGGATCACGCACGGCTTCAAGCTGAAGAGTGCCTACGACAATGGCCTAATGCCTCACACCAACTACACCTTCGACTTCAAG GGCGTGATCGACTACATTTTCTACTCTCAGCCCCTGCTGAACGTCCTAGGGGTGCTGGGCCCACTGGATCCCCACTGGCTCCTCGAGAACAATGTCAGCggctgcccccacccccacatccccTCTGACCACTTCTCCCTGTTTGCACAACTCGAGCTGCTCCTGCCCTACCCGCCCACAGTCAATGGCATCCACGTGCCCAGCCGCAGGTAG